The DNA region atttctaatttttaagattaagttaaaaaatactactgtattagataaatttgttaaaaattacgATAAAAGTATATttgcaaatttaaatattaattttttcattaaaaaattcgTGTTTAATCTAGACGTTCACACAATAGTTAGAAAAATTCTGTGACAGTATATTGCTTAGTCATTTTCTACCAAAATACTACTTCCATGATTCCTCTGTCACCTTACATTGAAGATGAAATGTGGATTCCACCCCACATGGCACCTGCATTGTTCAGTAATAAAAGTCCACCAATTCCCAAGATAAATGACTATTCTATGCATCTTGACCattctttatttattgttgtcGAAACGATAAACCTTTTTTTCTGAAACCATGCACATTTTTTTGGTAGTATTATAATGTTCAATGGATCTGAAATTCATCTCTGCCTCTGCAACTCTCAGAATTTCATGCTGTGAAATAAGGTATCATTCTCTTAAATACTAAGCTTTACTCTGTGAACTCCATTTTCAGCTTCATTTACTCTGTTTTAATTCCTCTTACTGCATTTCCACACACTTAAAACAACCTTAGATTCCAAAGTTTTAACTCAATGAGTGAGTGTATTTTGCTTTCAAGCATTGTACATTAGGCTTTATTTAGTTCTTCTTGTTCAGCTCAGTTAAAAAGTCCTCAGAATTTTTAATGCTTGAGACTAAAGTATTAATTTGAGTAAGTTCAATAGGGTCTCCTTGTTGAAGCAACAAGAGTTACATTACAAAGCTATTTTAGCAGTTCTGAGTTTCATGTTTGTAAagacaaattaaatatacattgaaGGCTCTATAGTTCTAATTTCTAAACTTCAATCTAGATTAGGCCAGtgtactatatatttttttcttcagataTATGAAACCGTGTTAACAAGGATTTCAAGACAATAACATAGATCATACTGATTTTTCCATATATAGGATCTGGAGCAGAAGTTGTAGATCCTGAAATTTTCACTGTGTAGAGTTTGGACCAAAGTTAGAGTTTTTGAGAGACATCTTTGAGAATGAGATACGTGGAAGACAAAGGGTGCTATAACAACAATGGACCAACACAAGAGACCCCAAATAGCAGTGCCATGTACTCAGAGTTTCACAAAGGAAAAGATGCTACTAGTGTCTCCAACCACCACCATCGAGCAACCATGGGAAAACCAACACCTTCTAAGTGGGACGATGCACAAAAATGGCTTGTGGGGTTGTCAAAAGGTGGTGGAGAGAAAAGCCACTCCAAAAGCAAGCCAAGAAACTCAAACGCAGATGATTTGAGACTCATAGCACCTGTGCCACAGAAGGAGAATGATTACTCAAGTAGCGAGAAGGAAGAGGAGGAAAATGATGCATGCCATGATTTCATCATGactaataatattattagtGCTAATGCTACTGCTGCTCAATATGAAGCTGAAGCCAAAAGGGTGGAATGTGATGAGTCAAATTGGAGAagcaataataacaataataaaaggtCTTCAGAAAATTACACAATCCAAGTGCAACCAATATGTTTCAGAGACATGGGGACTGAGATGACACCAATTGCTAGCCAAGAGCCTTCAAGAACTGGGACACCAATTAGAGCCACAACTCCTGCTACTAGAAGCCCAATTCATTCAGGGGCTTCAACTCCAATGAGGGGTCAAAATGGGTCACAACATGTTGCTGAGACTACTAGGAAATGTGGAAATGGAGAAGGATCAACAAGCCCTTGCAAGAGGACTCATGAAGATCATCAAGCTAGAAAGTTGAGTCCTCTAGAAAGCCGAGCAATGGCTTGGGATGAGGCCGAACGTGCCAAATATATGGCCAGGTATGTAATTAGCTATATACCTtgcttttttaatcaaatactaaaaatcaattagtctttttttttggtggatACTATAAATCAATTAGTCTATTAATTAGTGATAAATTTTAGtgaataaaaatgtattgtttttttcataattacTTGTTATTAAAACTTTTGACTCTCCAGGGCGGATGTCAAAGTATTTTCACACATTTGGattttttggataaattatGAGACTAATCCTTAATCCAagacttaaaatatattattgtttcCTTACGTGTAGCTAAATATTAGtgataatttcttaaaaaatgcatataaattatttcattactatttttttctaatatgttAATACTAaagtttatttcaattattattaaacaCTTACCGTAAATTGTACTCATGTTCAGAAAGATGTTCCAGGTTAGTTTTATGGGATGGTTCTTGGACCCTAGGAGTCAACGAATTAATGCTAATTGTTGAGAGTTAACAAAGTTTCTTGTTAAAACTTTATTCAGGTTCAAGCGTGAAGAGGTGAAGATTCAAGCCTGGGAAAATCATCAGATAAGAAAAGCTGAAATGgaaatgaagaaaatggagGTGTACCATCTTTACTGGCTTAGTTCTTGTTCTTACAATGTAGCATATTATTATTAAGATGTTCTAAAATTGGCACTTCCAAAAGTAGTGTTGTGGTTTGGTATGTGGCATAGTAGTACAACCATTTTCCCTCGATTTGCTGTCAATGATTTTAACCTTTCCAACGCTGAAAAAGCTCATGAGTGAAGTAGACTTGAAAGGTCTGTGAAATAGACTGACAAAGAGAATTATCCCTGAAAAGAAACCATGGCATGGTAGGGATCTTtgatctttcattttttctcttcttcctggATTCTTTCCCGATGCAGAgtagaatagaaaaaaatatttatatttgaaacTCGATCGAGTTGTCACTAATCCACTGAAATTGCACAAGTGTTTTAAGTAAAGTAAGTACTGTCTGTAATTGATAGGTTCAAAGTACTCTACTGTTGCATAGTGTGACGCTGATAGAACCTCCTCTAGGTAACAGACATGCATTGCTTTCACGAGTGGGCTCTAGTTTGAGTAAAGTTGCTTTTCATTGCGTACAACCGTATATAATTTACGTTTGTACAGCTCCACACTTTCTTGTGTATGTAGAATTATTATTACTCTCtgacataaaaaatgaatattagtGTAATGTGTAATATGGCTAACAAATAATCATGTACTCTAAGCACATGATTAAGGattttatagaaatatttattgagATCAATGTCTTAAATAATCTTAGTATCTGATTTTCGATTTGAGATGCTcaggtttttttgaaaaaaattaattaaaattgcttGACACCATTTCTATTCTTTAACAAATGGGTTTATTTGAATTACTAGGTGAAGGCTGAGAGAATGAAAGCATTGGCACAAGAAAGGTTTACAAATAAACTAGCTTCGACTAAGAGGATAGCTGAAGAGAAACGAGCTAATGCACAAGTGAAGCTGAATGACAAAGCTTTGAGGGCTACTGAAAGGGTTGAGTATATAAGAAGGACAGGACATGtgccttcttctttctctttaagCTTTAAGTTGCCTTCCATTTGCTGGTAGTAGCAATTTTGCAACCAATATATGTAATATCTTGTCGTGTGAAATATAAAACCTTCAGTACAATTGGTAAAATTTATCATGAAGCTGTTGACATATATAAGGTAATGTTTCATTAAATTACACTTGGGTGCAtttcaaatgtaaatttaaaaaaatggtgaGTCTCacatctttatattttaatttaaatatttcatttttttaaatctgaATTCACTTTTTCACGGATCTttcattcttttaaattaaagagATTCTTAGTTGTTTATAAAAGTGCAATCAGAATTGCACTCTTATTTAGCATTTTGACGTTGCACAATAGTTTCATTTGTGATAATTCACGTGGAATCacagtttatttttttcttcttataaataaaatgttaacaTGTTAATGAATTTGCAAGTTAAAATTGTGGTTTGACAAAGTTCATGGTCAAAATAGTCTGATGctaataattagttttataacAGACCCATTGAAAAAAGAAAGCTGTAAAAGTGACCTAAATGAGTTAGAACatgttttatttatcatttaatttgttttacacAAATTCTGAGATAAAATCTAACAGTCcaatgaaaactaaaaaaaaaaagaatgtaaatGTTTTAACAAAAATCCTTTTGCTACCAATATTTGTTTGCAATGATAAATCAAACATACACTTAATGATTGGAAAGGAAATCCTGGTCGGAAAAGGAATCCAGGTCTTCACTCCAATATGTAAATGATAGTGCAAGGATTCTTTTATATGGTTTAATTAAGAGGACCATGCTACATCAATAAATGTTGCAAGCATTTTATTAGCGTCATAAAGTTGATTTTAAATTGTTGCTTGTGATAATTTTGATTCAGACAAATACCAATTTGAAGTCAAATATATTGTCATTTGTAGTAATTTTTCTATTAAGCTGATCTAAACCCGAACGTTTAGCATCTCATTAGGTCCTCTTTGGCAGGCATGGTCTGCAAAGCGTTAAAAATGTTACTGTTTGTAGCATCCATCTATGATCAGAGCAGTGCCTAGGTTGTCTTAATAATTGTAAAACACCCGTGCCAAAATTTCCCATTGCACTCCAAAGTGTTATTCAGATGAATAGCTATATAGCAGTAGCATCGTTTCTTACATGACTTGGTTTTTGAATGTGTGTAGTTGATGGCTTGATGCAGAGGCAAAACCTAGCTACTTTGTGGCATGCGAACACTATACAAACATCTCGTGTCTTTCATGCTCCCTTGCCTAGCTCACGCCGGCTGATAACGTTTCACAGAATTGGGCATTTAGAAGCACATGGACACATAACATGTTCAGCCAAAAGTTATTAGTATCAGGTGTTCTATACTTAGTTTTAAAACCAAAGTCCAAAAGTATCCGAAAGTTTCATTTTAttccaaattaaattaataccatgaaaaataaattagttgaatataaaataagaagTTATAATAAGTACTTTCTAACTACATACCTAAAAAGTGTATTCtctccaaaataaataaaaaataataccatAATTATCCGAAAAttgtcttctctacatcttatGGTAGATCCTCATTAAACATATGTATAGAAGTCATTGTTTGTTGATATTCATGATGTTGAAACCCTCGTTGAGTTTCCAAACTCGTGTTAGCTTTTTCTTCCTAATATTATACTAAATGTTCACAATAATATATCGCCAtgggccaataaaaaaaaaaaatcttgtcatGGGTAACACTTACACAATTAACAGAATATTCACTTATCCAAATGAATCTTAAGTCGGCACCCAGCATTTTCGCATTTATACGGATGAAGttcatctttattgatttttgggttttttttttaattttttaaagttttttttttaattattaatatgttaaattattcatttctgtattaatttttttttactattataaaatttaatatatattaaattttgtaataataaatattttttatttataaaaaaatatacggattaaataattcttatgatttatatcaaaattaattgttataaaatttattatttaaatttacaagtgtattaaatatacattataaattttagtgttatatataataatattatttattttataatgtaattgactcattattttaattgattaaaacattGTGTTAATAACTTGAAagtcacatatttaatttttgtttgagtcattaattttaaattaattcatcacaaatattttttaaaaaaataaaaaaaaaaattttaccaaaaatatTGGGTGCATCTAACAATATTCTTACCATTTTCATACTCAAACAGAACAAGCTTTTTTTTAAGCTAAAAGTTCAGTTTTCTCCCTAACAGGAAAAGGTTGTCCGTTGCCAAAATCTGTCTTAGAAAGAGACTGATGAAGTTGCAAATAGGCGTCTTAGTTTGTCCACCTCTACCATGTGGTTCACAAGGTTACTCCTTTACTAAAGTTGAAGTAGAGAATGCAAAACCTTCCTCAATCGTTCCTAGTAATTAGTGGAAGTTACTCCCTCGTTTCTATTTACGagacttaaaagttaaaaataatatttgttctttttttataaagctcactttataatatttattctattaattaattttagattaaaaatatttttagttaataaaatagaaaaattatattatcaaacaattaaaaaaataaagaagtattaatgagaaaaataattttaaaaaagttataaatctaAGATAATTTCAttgttagaaattaaattaaccatttttcttatttttaatgaattagatgattaagtcttataaatagaaacaaataaaggattaactaagaaa from Glycine soja cultivar W05 chromosome 8, ASM419377v2, whole genome shotgun sequence includes:
- the LOC114423062 gene encoding uncharacterized protein LOC114423062; this encodes MRYVEDKGCYNNNGPTQETPNSSAMYSEFHKGKDATSVSNHHHRATMGKPTPSKWDDAQKWLVGLSKGGGEKSHSKSKPRNSNADDLRLIAPVPQKENDYSSSEKEEEENDACHDFIMTNNIISANATAAQYEAEAKRVECDESNWRSNNNNNKRSSENYTIQVQPICFRDMGTEMTPIASQEPSRTGTPIRATTPATRSPIHSGASTPMRGQNGSQHVAETTRKCGNGEGSTSPCKRTHEDHQARKLSPLESRAMAWDEAERAKYMARFKREEVKIQAWENHQIRKAEMEMKKMEVKAERMKALAQERFTNKLASTKRIAEEKRANAQVKLNDKALRATERVEYIRRTGHVPSSFSLSFKLPSICW